The Neodiprion virginianus isolate iyNeoVirg1 chromosome 5, iyNeoVirg1.1, whole genome shotgun sequence genome contains a region encoding:
- the LOC124304886 gene encoding ATP-binding cassette subfamily C member 4-like isoform X3 yields the protein MQVLNEFVIRLGTPILLGGLLSYFKKDSNVMLEEALYYAGGIALASAVNVITLNQAIFGAFHIGGRIRVAVCSLVYRKALNLSMTALGETAPGKVVNLVANDVNRFDVVSVFLHYLWSAPISTLIITYFLYNKAGWAGIIGIAAVFIVVPLQSYLGKLSSKYRLQTALKTDERVQLMDEIVSGVQVIKMYAWEKPFCALIELARKLELRVVTKTSYLRGIYMSFNLFTTRMALWGTMIAMVLFDQELTADTIFVISAYFNILAQTMSSMFVRGVAETAECMVAVRRLQYFLMYDEFQKVIGHTKYSSENNISRGSMQSVNQAPKSDLPYIDDELTDKSAVPDDYSREKANGVAILASDLLKDTVDLVNEKSKSVMDNKIALNKEQWAIKLTNVTAKWEPYSPENTLDSVNLQFDKGKLYAVIGMVGAGKSSLLSVLLGELPLSETKEFSDVIVKGSLSYAGQDAWVFGATVRQNIIFGQPYERQRYHRVTKACALLSDFEQFSQGDLTIVGDRGSSLSGGQRARINLARAVYRQADIYLLDDPLSAVDAHVGKHLFEECIQRYLAGKTRILVTHQLQYLQGVDAIILLNQGRAEIFSNYHELLASYPDYEALVGTMGEGDGSASERGLPSEKGMRRQYSSTSHRSQTPDASGSIDTDMEDEEEDSKGLDTVEGTSRGTIQGSVFLKYFQAGGSLFIAFIVAVLFIATQVAASLNDMFVSYWVDKEESRRMISLSSHEGLDINDTGEGTNTTNLLQLSRDTQILLSTETYMYIYTGILVALFVAAIGRSMLFYKLCMWSSQSLHDRMFGSLIRTSMRFFDTNPSGRILNRFSKDMGAIDELLPKALLDAGQVIMLMIGSLIVASTVNYLFLIPVVIMGAIFAWIRKIYLRTSKNVKRLEGITRSPVFTHLNATLNGLSTIRAYGAQDILKYEFDKHQDLHTSSWYMFITTSTAFGFSLDFFCLIFITLVTFSFILIKGNFSGSQVGLAITQAMALTGVIQWGMRQSAEVANQLMSVERVIEYTQLAPEPNLRDKGITKKRKAKSMSQQPPPPPQDWPSYGCIRLIDVYMRYVEDEAPVLKGLNLVIRPGEKVGIVGRTGAGKSSLISALFRLAKIEGSMQIDDIDTGSICLEDLRARISIIPQDPVLFSGTLRRNLDPFEEFPDRLLWEALDEVELKDAITTGANGLDSRVLKGGSNYSVGQRQLVCLARAILRNNRILMLDEATANVDPHTDALIQRTIRTKFASCTVLTVAHRLNTIMDSDKVLLMDRGRMAEYDHPYLLLQNEYGHFSSMVKETGRAMYEQLAKIAEQSYKAK from the exons ATGCAAGTTTTGAACGAATTTGTCATACG ACTGGGTACGCCAATATTGCTGGGAGGTTTGCTCAGCTACTTTAAGAAAGACTCGAACGTCATGCTTGAAGAAGCGCTCTACTATGCAGGCGGTATTGCTTTAGCGTCGGCGGTCAACGTCATCACTTTGAATCAAGCCATATTTGGTGCTTTTCACATTGGTGGCAGAATCAGAGTAGCTGTATGCTCTCTTGTGTACCGAAAG GCATTGAATCTCAGCATGACAGCCCTTGGAGAAACAGCACCTGGCAAAGTCGTAAATTTGGTCGCCAATGACGTCAACCGATTCGATGTAGTTTCTGTTTTCTTGCATTATTTGTGGTCCGCCCCTATCTCTACACTGATAATTACCTACTTTTTGTACAACAAAGCTGGATGGGCAGGGATCATTGGTATAGCTGCGGTTTTCATCGTTGTTCCTCTACAAT CATACTTGGGAAAACTCTCTTCAAAATACAGGCTTCAAACAGCGCTGAAAACGGACGAAAGAGTTCAGCTGATGGATGAGATCGTATCTGGGGTTCAGGTGATAAAAATGTATGCCTGGGAAAAGCCGTTTTGCGCATTAATAGAATTGGCCAGAAAGCTTGAATTGCGAGTTGTCACCAAAACTTCATATCTTCGTGGAATCTACATGTCGTTCAATCTTTTCACCACGAGAATGGCATTGTGGGGCACCATGATTGCAATGGTCCTTTTTGACCAAGAGCTAACCGCAGACacaattttcgttatttccGCTTATTTCAACATCTTGGCCCAGACAATGTCCAGCATGTTTGTCCGAGGTGTCGCTGAGACAGCCGAATGTATGGTAGCCGTGCGACGACTTCAGTACTTCCTCATGTATGACGAGTTTCAAAAAGTTATCGGGCACACCAAATATTcttctgaaaataatatcaGCCGTGGATCTATGCAGAGCGTTAATCAGGCTCCAAAATCCGATCTTCCGTACATTGATGATGAATTGACGGATAAAAGTGCAGTTCCTGACGATTATTCTAGAGAAAAAGCAAACGGAGTGGCAATACTTGCCAGCGACCTGCTGAAGGATACCGTCGATCTTGTCAATG AAAAATCTAAAAGCGTGATGGACAACAAGATAGCATTGAACAAGGAGCAGTGGGCAATAAAGTTGACCAACGTTACCGCAAAGTGGGAACCCTATAGTCCTGAGAACACGTTGGACAGCGTCAACCTGCAGTTTGACAAAGGGAAACTGTACGCTGTGATCGGAATGGTGGGAGCTGGGAAAAGTTCGCTACTATCAGTGTTACTGGGTGAGTTACCTCTCTCAGAGACCAAGGAGTTCAGTGACGTCATAGTGAAAGGTAGCCTGAGCTACGCAGGGCAAGATGCCTGGGTATTTGGTGCTACCGTTCGCCAAAATATCATCTTTGGTCAGCCGTACGAACGTCAGCGTTATCACAGAGTGACAAAGGCCTGCGCCCTTCTCAGCGATTTCGAACAGTTTTCTCAGGGTGATTTAACCATCGTCGGAGACCGTGGTAGTTCTCTTTCGGGTGGGCAACGCGCAAGAATCAACTTGGCCAGAGCAGTCTACAGGCAGGCTGATATTTACCTCCTCGACGATCCACTGAGCGCG GTAGACGCGCACGTGGGTAAGCATCTTTTCGAGGAGTGTATTCAACGCTACCTCGCAGGTAAGACAAGGATACTTGTAACGCACCAGCTGCAGTACTTACAGGGGGTTGATGCTATCATCTTGTTGAATCAGGGAAGagcagaaatattttctaactATCACGAATTATTGGCATCATATCCCGACTACGAAGCACTTGTCGGTACCATGGGTGAGGGGGATGGATCTGCCAGCGAACGAGGCTTACCGAGTGAAAAGGGTATGCGTCGTCAGTATTCTAGCACGAGTCATCGA AGTCAAACACCCGATGCCAGCGGCAGCATTGACACAGATATGGAAGATGAGGAGGAAGACAGCAAAGGCCTAGATACAGTAGAGGGGACCTCTCGTGGCACCATTCAAGGCTccgtttttctcaaatactTTCAAGCTGGCGGTAGTTTGTTCATCGCCTTCATTGTCGCGGTGCTGTTTATCGCCACTCAAGTTGCAGCCAGTCTTAATGACATGTTCGTTTCCTACTG GGTCGATAAGGAAGAATCTCGTAGAATGATTTCACTCTCTTCTCATGAAGGCCTCGACATAAACGATACCGGCGAAGGAACAAACACTACGAATTTACTTCAGCTGTCTAGAGACACGCAGATCTTGTTATCGACGGAaacgtatatgtacatatatacggGGATATTGGTCGCCTTGTTTGTGGCCGCAATCGGCAGGTCTATGCTTTTCTACAAGTTGTGCATGTGGAGCAGTCAATCTCTCCATGATCGAATGTTTGGGAGCTTGATAAGAACGAGTATGCGGTTCTTTGACACAAATCCCAGTGGCCGGATCCTGAATCGCTTCTCGAAGGATATGGGAGCTATAGACGAGTTACTGCCCAAAGCACTTCTGGATGCTGGTCAGGTCATAATGTTGATGATTGGTTCGCTGATTGTTGCTTCTACCGTTAACTACTTGTTCCTTATTCCGGTGGTTATCATGGGTGCTATTTTCGCCTGGATACGCAAGATCTACTTAAGAACCAGTAAAAACGTGAAACGACTGGAAGGAATCA CACGATCCCCAGTATTCACTCATCTGAATGCAACCCTTAATGGCCTAAGTACAATCAGGGCTTACGGGGCGCAGGACATACTTAAATACGAGTTTGACAAACATCAAGATCTGCACACCTCATCGTGGTATATGTTCATCACAACCAGCACGGCTTTCGGCTTCTCACTCGATTTCTTCTGCCTGATTTTCATAACTCTGGTTACATTCAGCTTCATACTTATCAAAGGCA ATTTTTCGGGGAGTCAGGTCGGTTTGGCGATAACACAGGCAATGGCGCTAACCGGAGTCATTCAGTGGGGAATGCGTCAGAGTGCAGAAGTGGCCAATCAGCTGATGTCCGTTGAGAGGGTAATTGAATACACTCAGCTGGCACCAGAGCCCAATCTGAGGGACAAGGGTATCACCAAAAAACGTAAAGCGAAATCAATGTCCCAGCAGCCACCCCCACCACCCCAGGATTGGCCGAGTTACGGTTGCATTCGACTCATCGATGTATATATGCGATACGTTGAGGACGAGGCCCCAGTGCTCAAAGGATTGAATCTCGTTATTCGCCCTGGTGAAAAG GTCGGTATAGTCGGGCGAACTGGAGCGGGCAAGTCCTCGTTGATTTCAGCATTATTCCGCTTGGCAAAGATCGAAGGATCCATGCAAATTGACGACATAGACACAGGGTCCATCTGCCTAGAGGATTTGCGTGCACGGATATCCATCATTCCTCAGGATCCAGTTTTGTTTTCAGGAACACTGCGGCGGAATCTTGATCCATTTGAAGAGTTTCCGGATCGACTATTGTGGGAGGCTTTAGACGAG GTGGAGCTCAAGGATGCTATAACGACTGGTGCTAACGGACTTGACTCCCGGGTTTTGAAGGGAGGCAGCAACTACAGCGTCGGTCAGCGGCAACTGGTCTGCCTGGCTAGGGCAATACTGCGGAACAATCGAATACTTATGCTAGACGAGGCCACTGCCAATGTCGATCCTCACACCGACGCCCTCATCCAGCGTACCATAAGAACCAAGTTCGCGTCTTGCACGGTACTCACTGTCGCTCATCGCTTAAACACCATCATGGATAGCGACAAGGTCCTTCTAATGGACCGTGGCCGAATGGCG gAATACGACCACCCATACTTACTTCTGCAGAACGAATATGGACACTTCAGCTCCATGGTGAAAGAAACCGGTCGCGCGATGTACGAGCAACTAGCCAAGATTGCCGAACAGTCTTATAAAGCTAAGTAA
- the LOC124304886 gene encoding ATP-binding cassette sub-family C member 4-like isoform X2, whose product MDASKTRSTPNPRKKANIVSVLTWWWTIELFKKGYRKILIADDLHDPLSEDRSTALGDRLEKQWNYELETAKKWGRQPSLLKTIFLTFRWEYFLLGLMQVLNEFVIRLGTPILLGGLLSYFKKDSNVMLEEALYYAGGIALASAVNVITLNQAIFGAFHIGGRIRVAVCSLVYRKALNLSMTALGETAPGKVVNLVANDVNRFDVVSVFLHYLWSAPISTLIITYFLYNKAGWAGIIGIAAVFIVVPLQSYLGKLSSKYRLQTALKTDERVQLMDEIVSGVQVIKMYAWEKPFCALIELARKLELRVVTKTSYLRGIYMSFNLFTTRMALWGTMIAMVLFDQELTADTIFVISAYFNILAQTMSSMFVRGVAETAECMVAVRRLQYFLMYDEFQKVIGHTKYSSENNISRGSMQSVNQAPKSDLPYIDDELTDKSAVPDDYSREKANGVAILASDLLKDTVDLVNEKSKSVMDNKIALNKEQWAIKLTNVTAKWEPYSPENTLDSVNLQFDKGKLYAVIGMVGAGKSSLLSVLLGELPLSETKEFSDVIVKGSLSYAGQDAWVFGATVRQNIIFGQPYERQRYHRVTKACALLSDFEQFSQGDLTIVGDRGSSLSGGQRARINLARAVYRQADIYLLDDPLSAVDAHVGKHLFEECIQRYLAGKTRILVTHQLQYLQGVDAIILLNQGRAEIFSNYHELLASYPDYEALVGTMGEGDGSASERGLPSEKGMRRQYSSTSHRSQTPDASGSIDTDMEDEEEDSKGLDTVEGTSRGTIQGSVFLKYFQAGGSLFIAFIVAVLFIATQVAASLNDMFVSYWVDKEESRRMISLSSHEGLDINDTGEGTNTTNLLQLSRDTQILLSTETYMYIYTGILVALFVAAIGRSMLFYKLCMWSSQSLHDRMFGSLIRTSMRFFDTNPSGRILNRFSKDMGAIDELLPKALLDAGQVIMLMIGSLIVASTVNYLFLIPVVIMGAIFAWIRKIYLRTSKNVKRLEGINFSGSQVGLAITQAMALTGVIQWGMRQSAEVANQLMSVERVIEYTQLAPEPNLRDKGITKKRKAKSMSQQPPPPPQDWPSYGCIRLIDVYMRYVEDEAPVLKGLNLVIRPGEKVGIVGRTGAGKSSLISALFRLAKIEGSMQIDDIDTGSICLEDLRARISIIPQDPVLFSGTLRRNLDPFEEFPDRLLWEALDEVELKDAITTGANGLDSRVLKGGSNYSVGQRQLVCLARAILRNNRILMLDEATANVDPHTDALIQRTIRTKFASCTVLTVAHRLNTIMDSDKVLLMDRGRMAEYDHPYLLLQNEYGHFSSMVKETGRAMYEQLAKIAEQSYKAK is encoded by the exons ATGGATGCAAGTAAAACAAGGAGCACACCTAATCCTCGAAAAAAGGCGAATATTGTTTCTGTACTAACATGGTG GTGGACGATAGAATTGTTCAAGAAAGGGTACAGAAAGATTTTGATTGCCGATGACTTACACGATCCTCTATCAGAGGATAGGTCAACGGCTTTGGGCGACAGACTAGAGAA GCAATGGAACTACGAATTGGAGACTGCCAAGAAATGGGGGCGGCAGCCAAGCCTTCTCAAAACGATTTTCCTGACTTTTCGCTGGGAGTATTTTTTGCTCGGTTTGATGCAAGTTTTGAACGAATTTGTCATACG ACTGGGTACGCCAATATTGCTGGGAGGTTTGCTCAGCTACTTTAAGAAAGACTCGAACGTCATGCTTGAAGAAGCGCTCTACTATGCAGGCGGTATTGCTTTAGCGTCGGCGGTCAACGTCATCACTTTGAATCAAGCCATATTTGGTGCTTTTCACATTGGTGGCAGAATCAGAGTAGCTGTATGCTCTCTTGTGTACCGAAAG GCATTGAATCTCAGCATGACAGCCCTTGGAGAAACAGCACCTGGCAAAGTCGTAAATTTGGTCGCCAATGACGTCAACCGATTCGATGTAGTTTCTGTTTTCTTGCATTATTTGTGGTCCGCCCCTATCTCTACACTGATAATTACCTACTTTTTGTACAACAAAGCTGGATGGGCAGGGATCATTGGTATAGCTGCGGTTTTCATCGTTGTTCCTCTACAAT CATACTTGGGAAAACTCTCTTCAAAATACAGGCTTCAAACAGCGCTGAAAACGGACGAAAGAGTTCAGCTGATGGATGAGATCGTATCTGGGGTTCAGGTGATAAAAATGTATGCCTGGGAAAAGCCGTTTTGCGCATTAATAGAATTGGCCAGAAAGCTTGAATTGCGAGTTGTCACCAAAACTTCATATCTTCGTGGAATCTACATGTCGTTCAATCTTTTCACCACGAGAATGGCATTGTGGGGCACCATGATTGCAATGGTCCTTTTTGACCAAGAGCTAACCGCAGACacaattttcgttatttccGCTTATTTCAACATCTTGGCCCAGACAATGTCCAGCATGTTTGTCCGAGGTGTCGCTGAGACAGCCGAATGTATGGTAGCCGTGCGACGACTTCAGTACTTCCTCATGTATGACGAGTTTCAAAAAGTTATCGGGCACACCAAATATTcttctgaaaataatatcaGCCGTGGATCTATGCAGAGCGTTAATCAGGCTCCAAAATCCGATCTTCCGTACATTGATGATGAATTGACGGATAAAAGTGCAGTTCCTGACGATTATTCTAGAGAAAAAGCAAACGGAGTGGCAATACTTGCCAGCGACCTGCTGAAGGATACCGTCGATCTTGTCAATG AAAAATCTAAAAGCGTGATGGACAACAAGATAGCATTGAACAAGGAGCAGTGGGCAATAAAGTTGACCAACGTTACCGCAAAGTGGGAACCCTATAGTCCTGAGAACACGTTGGACAGCGTCAACCTGCAGTTTGACAAAGGGAAACTGTACGCTGTGATCGGAATGGTGGGAGCTGGGAAAAGTTCGCTACTATCAGTGTTACTGGGTGAGTTACCTCTCTCAGAGACCAAGGAGTTCAGTGACGTCATAGTGAAAGGTAGCCTGAGCTACGCAGGGCAAGATGCCTGGGTATTTGGTGCTACCGTTCGCCAAAATATCATCTTTGGTCAGCCGTACGAACGTCAGCGTTATCACAGAGTGACAAAGGCCTGCGCCCTTCTCAGCGATTTCGAACAGTTTTCTCAGGGTGATTTAACCATCGTCGGAGACCGTGGTAGTTCTCTTTCGGGTGGGCAACGCGCAAGAATCAACTTGGCCAGAGCAGTCTACAGGCAGGCTGATATTTACCTCCTCGACGATCCACTGAGCGCG GTAGACGCGCACGTGGGTAAGCATCTTTTCGAGGAGTGTATTCAACGCTACCTCGCAGGTAAGACAAGGATACTTGTAACGCACCAGCTGCAGTACTTACAGGGGGTTGATGCTATCATCTTGTTGAATCAGGGAAGagcagaaatattttctaactATCACGAATTATTGGCATCATATCCCGACTACGAAGCACTTGTCGGTACCATGGGTGAGGGGGATGGATCTGCCAGCGAACGAGGCTTACCGAGTGAAAAGGGTATGCGTCGTCAGTATTCTAGCACGAGTCATCGA AGTCAAACACCCGATGCCAGCGGCAGCATTGACACAGATATGGAAGATGAGGAGGAAGACAGCAAAGGCCTAGATACAGTAGAGGGGACCTCTCGTGGCACCATTCAAGGCTccgtttttctcaaatactTTCAAGCTGGCGGTAGTTTGTTCATCGCCTTCATTGTCGCGGTGCTGTTTATCGCCACTCAAGTTGCAGCCAGTCTTAATGACATGTTCGTTTCCTACTG GGTCGATAAGGAAGAATCTCGTAGAATGATTTCACTCTCTTCTCATGAAGGCCTCGACATAAACGATACCGGCGAAGGAACAAACACTACGAATTTACTTCAGCTGTCTAGAGACACGCAGATCTTGTTATCGACGGAaacgtatatgtacatatatacggGGATATTGGTCGCCTTGTTTGTGGCCGCAATCGGCAGGTCTATGCTTTTCTACAAGTTGTGCATGTGGAGCAGTCAATCTCTCCATGATCGAATGTTTGGGAGCTTGATAAGAACGAGTATGCGGTTCTTTGACACAAATCCCAGTGGCCGGATCCTGAATCGCTTCTCGAAGGATATGGGAGCTATAGACGAGTTACTGCCCAAAGCACTTCTGGATGCTGGTCAGGTCATAATGTTGATGATTGGTTCGCTGATTGTTGCTTCTACCGTTAACTACTTGTTCCTTATTCCGGTGGTTATCATGGGTGCTATTTTCGCCTGGATACGCAAGATCTACTTAAGAACCAGTAAAAACGTGAAACGACTGGAAGGAATCA ATTTTTCGGGGAGTCAGGTCGGTTTGGCGATAACACAGGCAATGGCGCTAACCGGAGTCATTCAGTGGGGAATGCGTCAGAGTGCAGAAGTGGCCAATCAGCTGATGTCCGTTGAGAGGGTAATTGAATACACTCAGCTGGCACCAGAGCCCAATCTGAGGGACAAGGGTATCACCAAAAAACGTAAAGCGAAATCAATGTCCCAGCAGCCACCCCCACCACCCCAGGATTGGCCGAGTTACGGTTGCATTCGACTCATCGATGTATATATGCGATACGTTGAGGACGAGGCCCCAGTGCTCAAAGGATTGAATCTCGTTATTCGCCCTGGTGAAAAG GTCGGTATAGTCGGGCGAACTGGAGCGGGCAAGTCCTCGTTGATTTCAGCATTATTCCGCTTGGCAAAGATCGAAGGATCCATGCAAATTGACGACATAGACACAGGGTCCATCTGCCTAGAGGATTTGCGTGCACGGATATCCATCATTCCTCAGGATCCAGTTTTGTTTTCAGGAACACTGCGGCGGAATCTTGATCCATTTGAAGAGTTTCCGGATCGACTATTGTGGGAGGCTTTAGACGAG GTGGAGCTCAAGGATGCTATAACGACTGGTGCTAACGGACTTGACTCCCGGGTTTTGAAGGGAGGCAGCAACTACAGCGTCGGTCAGCGGCAACTGGTCTGCCTGGCTAGGGCAATACTGCGGAACAATCGAATACTTATGCTAGACGAGGCCACTGCCAATGTCGATCCTCACACCGACGCCCTCATCCAGCGTACCATAAGAACCAAGTTCGCGTCTTGCACGGTACTCACTGTCGCTCATCGCTTAAACACCATCATGGATAGCGACAAGGTCCTTCTAATGGACCGTGGCCGAATGGCG gAATACGACCACCCATACTTACTTCTGCAGAACGAATATGGACACTTCAGCTCCATGGTGAAAGAAACCGGTCGCGCGATGTACGAGCAACTAGCCAAGATTGCCGAACAGTCTTATAAAGCTAAGTAA